Proteins from a single region of Nitrospirota bacterium:
- a CDS encoding polysaccharide pyruvyl transferase family protein codes for MGISLIKVLRKHFPGYKINYVSSHAREDIIEKAYPFIRAKYPDVEILPFPLPARADNYDTRNPYLRRAKSLLWVVRTILSIFHVIFPSSINNRTLKEIKESAIVISRGTNILYDKKGKLLQSMVSIYWLCFPLLMAWRLRKPYVIYAQSFGPLHNPVNRCLVNFVFNRSEMVLPREELSESYIKGLGINPNKIRLVPDSVFGLDSPREEQVKAACSSYNLPFKKYLVLVVRELMNKEESISDMFPLLKDTADFMLGNDLIEKCVIVTQCSHFEGYRGFESDSDISRELYDFMRKDNPEKFQLIDRPLSPDELLNIYGGGRYMVTVRLHAAIFSLVAGTPAMAVSYWGFKTKGIFRMLNMQEFVMASGEITTTNLRERLQRIEQNYQRESERITGIISETHERALQTPLLFGHILKA; via the coding sequence TTGGGAATCAGCCTGATAAAGGTGCTCAGGAAGCATTTCCCAGGATATAAAATCAATTATGTCTCATCCCATGCCAGGGAGGACATAATTGAGAAGGCATATCCGTTTATAAGGGCGAAATACCCCGATGTCGAAATACTCCCTTTTCCTCTGCCTGCGCGGGCTGATAATTACGACACCAGGAACCCATATCTTAGGAGGGCAAAGTCCCTATTATGGGTGGTCAGGACAATACTAAGCATTTTTCATGTAATTTTTCCTTCTTCAATCAATAATAGGACTCTGAAGGAAATAAAGGAGAGCGCAATCGTCATAAGCAGGGGGACAAATATCTTATACGATAAAAAAGGCAAATTACTACAGAGCATGGTCTCCATATACTGGCTCTGTTTTCCGCTTCTTATGGCCTGGCGGCTGCGAAAGCCTTATGTGATCTACGCCCAAAGCTTTGGTCCTTTGCATAATCCTGTCAACAGATGTCTGGTAAATTTTGTATTCAACCGAAGCGAGATGGTGCTGCCCAGAGAGGAGCTTTCAGAATCTTATATCAAAGGTCTTGGCATTAATCCCAACAAGATCAGGTTGGTGCCTGACAGCGTCTTTGGCCTCGATTCTCCGCGCGAAGAACAAGTGAAGGCTGCTTGTTCATCCTACAATCTGCCATTCAAGAAATACCTTGTTCTAGTTGTCAGGGAGTTAATGAACAAAGAAGAGAGTATTTCAGATATGTTTCCGCTGTTGAAGGACACTGCAGATTTTATGCTCGGAAACGACCTCATAGAAAAATGTGTCATAGTTACCCAGTGCAGTCATTTTGAAGGTTATAGAGGTTTTGAATCCGATTCGGACATAAGCAGGGAATTATACGATTTCATGCGGAAGGATAATCCTGAGAAGTTCCAGCTTATCGACAGACCTTTAAGCCCCGATGAGTTATTAAATATTTATGGCGGTGGCAGGTACATGGTCACGGTGCGCCTGCATGCGGCTATTTTTTCACTGGTGGCAGGCACCCCTGCCATGGCCGTTTCTTACTGGGGATTCAAGACAAAGGGAATTTTTCGGATGCTGAACATGCAGGAATTTGTAATGGCATCCGGGGAAATTACGACGACAAACCTCAGAGAAAGACTCCAAAGGATAGAGCAAAACTATCAGAGGGAATCAGAAAGGATAACAGGCATAATCAGCGAGACCCATGAAAGGGCACTGCAGACCCCCTTGTTATTCGGGCATATACTCAAGGCATGA
- a CDS encoding methyltransferase domain-containing protein produces MTDSADLYQVLVCPYEGTKLESFIERTDMADSDNDEGILFCRYCKRIWTVIEGIPRFVTEGNVDLHRDIEILEALRNSISEIDGSTFDDNINMLMRWQQTAQKGWAYDEMNYWEDYYEKKLDSAETPGEIRSTYNRLLPRKRHILSVLDSQGPITNVIEVGCGTAGVMSAYQDFIKNKIYFGTDLSFNALRIAKRRIKGHFILCDAGSLPFRNGFFDAMLGFGVLHHLPRHEESLLYLLSKVAGGGWLGFNEKIKTPESMKNSFIVKALKILFMKSAREHGSEEYIDCDNLFRILKGSVEFKNIHYEYSIVRDALVMLLVNSLGINIKPITEMVIRLDEAAIKFLGKSFDIFGPKNILFVARKKDAL; encoded by the coding sequence ATGACTGATTCTGCAGATCTTTATCAGGTGCTCGTTTGTCCATATGAAGGGACTAAACTGGAGTCATTTATCGAAAGAACAGACATGGCTGATTCTGACAATGACGAGGGCATTTTGTTTTGTAGATATTGCAAGAGAATATGGACAGTCATCGAAGGAATCCCCCGTTTCGTAACTGAAGGAAACGTTGATTTGCACAGGGATATAGAAATATTGGAAGCCCTCAGAAATTCAATCAGCGAGATCGACGGGTCTACATTCGACGACAATATCAATATGCTTATGAGATGGCAGCAAACCGCTCAAAAGGGTTGGGCATACGACGAGATGAATTACTGGGAAGACTATTATGAAAAGAAACTTGACTCAGCTGAAACTCCGGGTGAAATACGCTCTACCTATAACAGACTTCTGCCCAGAAAAAGGCATATCCTTTCAGTGCTGGACTCCCAGGGCCCCATAACAAATGTAATCGAAGTCGGCTGTGGAACAGCAGGCGTCATGTCTGCCTATCAGGATTTCATCAAGAATAAAATCTACTTCGGCACGGATTTGTCGTTTAATGCCCTTCGGATAGCGAAGAGGCGAATCAAAGGACACTTTATTCTGTGCGATGCTGGCAGTCTGCCTTTCAGAAATGGCTTTTTCGACGCAATGCTTGGCTTTGGAGTGCTTCACCATCTTCCTCGGCATGAGGAGTCTCTCCTCTATCTGCTCAGCAAGGTAGCTGGAGGCGGCTGGCTCGGTTTCAACGAAAAGATCAAGACCCCCGAAAGCATGAAGAACTCTTTTATTGTAAAGGCGCTAAAAATATTATTCATGAAATCTGCAAGAGAACATGGTAGCGAGGAATACATTGACTGTGATAACCTGTTTAGAATCCTAAAGGGGAGCGTTGAATTTAAAAACATACACTATGAATATTCAATAGTAAGAGATGCGCTTGTAATGCTACTCGTAAACAGCTTAGGGATAAACATCAAACCTATAACAGAGATGGTCATACGACTTGACGAGGCCGCTATAAAGTTTTTGGGAAAGTCCTTTGACATCTTCGGCCCTAAGAATATTCTTTTTGTTGCGCGGAAAAAAGATGCCCTCTAA
- a CDS encoding oligosaccharide flippase family protein, with protein MTANDNRDLLKKGSVSIFYTVLFKVASQAFAFLSTIILIKLLSKNDYGIYNLLYSLIGVMAIIASLGLNNILNRYIPEYFRNKEFTLAHRLYVRSSIIRLLISAVILLIILLFWESLSPYLKLSEYKTYFILFAGVIITYQQWLFAKIVLDSYFLHKYTQGAYAGFVFLKSIAYLLSYYYGASLLWIIAVDLIALIVLLAANLYVYHRFIPREGGISNFSANEKKRIVRYGLYNNFNDIGIQFIDTGVDNFIIALFLDPVAVGIYAFCDRISKMIGRFNVTGYLSEVIRPLFFSLGVTAEKEKVKTMMHFLMKYTYIFYVPVFFFFVMAGEDFITQVFGKYGEHSRLFLVVLGFAAINAVSFPLALSSQLDEKVDIILFSKIFGLYNLAADILFIKLWGIMGVVIATGTAGLFRNLFIGWFVRDSIPLRRVGMLLLNTIAYWTICSLLIMTFLHIEGPLMNVVIMGVLFIMLFVVHFRFILPHDSEERRFFMALAGENKLLGFFRFIYS; from the coding sequence ATGACAGCAAACGATAACAGGGACCTGCTGAAAAAAGGGTCTGTCTCGATATTCTACACTGTGCTCTTCAAGGTTGCATCTCAGGCTTTTGCTTTTTTATCGACAATTATACTGATCAAGCTTCTTTCAAAGAACGATTATGGCATTTATAACCTTCTTTACTCTCTTATCGGCGTCATGGCCATAATAGCATCGTTGGGTCTAAATAATATCCTGAACAGGTATATTCCAGAATATTTCAGGAACAAAGAATTTACACTCGCCCACAGACTTTATGTGAGATCCTCAATAATAAGGCTCCTGATCAGCGCTGTGATCCTTCTTATTATATTACTGTTCTGGGAATCGCTTTCTCCGTATCTAAAGTTATCCGAATATAAAACGTATTTTATTCTGTTTGCAGGCGTAATTATTACCTATCAGCAGTGGCTGTTTGCAAAGATAGTCCTTGATTCCTATTTCCTGCATAAGTATACTCAGGGAGCATACGCTGGTTTTGTCTTTCTGAAGTCTATTGCTTACCTTCTTTCCTATTACTACGGGGCGTCTCTTCTCTGGATCATTGCGGTTGACCTTATCGCCCTCATCGTTTTGCTCGCGGCTAATTTGTATGTTTACCATCGGTTTATCCCCAGGGAAGGAGGAATAAGTAATTTTTCTGCTAATGAAAAGAAACGGATCGTAAGGTATGGACTATACAACAACTTCAATGATATAGGGATACAGTTCATAGACACTGGCGTTGACAATTTCATTATAGCCCTTTTCCTTGATCCAGTCGCTGTCGGGATTTATGCATTTTGCGACAGGATATCGAAAATGATCGGAAGGTTCAATGTCACGGGATACCTGTCCGAGGTTATCCGTCCACTCTTTTTCTCGCTTGGAGTTACCGCAGAGAAAGAGAAGGTCAAGACGATGATGCACTTTCTGATGAAGTACACGTATATATTTTACGTGCCCGTCTTCTTTTTCTTTGTCATGGCTGGCGAAGATTTTATCACCCAGGTATTCGGCAAGTACGGCGAGCATAGCCGTCTGTTCTTAGTCGTATTGGGTTTTGCAGCCATAAACGCCGTCTCGTTTCCTCTTGCACTTTCATCACAGCTTGATGAGAAAGTTGACATAATATTGTTCAGCAAGATTTTTGGCCTATATAATCTGGCTGCAGATATACTATTTATCAAGCTCTGGGGCATTATGGGCGTGGTCATAGCAACAGGTACGGCAGGGCTTTTTCGGAACCTCTTTATCGGATGGTTTGTGCGGGATTCTATTCCGCTCCGGCGCGTGGGGATGCTCCTGCTCAACACAATCGCATACTGGACCATCTGCTCGCTGCTGATAATGACTTTTCTGCATATCGAAGGACCGTTGATGAATGTGGTTATCATGGGGGTGCTGTTTATCATGCTGTTTGTCGTCCATTTTCGTTTTATTCTTCCACACGACAGCGAGGAGCGCAGGTTTTTTATGGCACTTGCTGGGGAGAATAAACTCCTTGGTTTCTTCAGGTTCATATACTCATAG
- a CDS encoding right-handed parallel beta-helix repeat-containing protein, whose translation MKRSALVILVAVFLSFTVGLIGAPAEATDPCAAAGDAYQTGPTFTVTRTDDVNNFACCAGTGGIPLGCSLREAINAANSLGGTNDIIFESGLSGTITVTSALPPISGTLTITGPATPIIINGNSFFDIFYNGDGTSALSLVDLTLQDGVGGIYVGPGNSLIIDGCTFTGNNNGVLTGGAVDNDGSVSIVNSTFHGNSSGTGGAIYNSESGTLIVYNSTFSNNSATTGGGIYNAGSMSVYNSVIANSNSGGDCANTGTISAQSNNLVEDGSCSSAYNGDPVLGVLANNGGPTQTMALEVGSPAIDAGQNSTCAATDQRGTARPQGVNCDIGAYEKVVAVPPGVPTLASPASGALVATTTPSYTWTVGASAGATQYRIYLARQSAGGVPGGDQTFNAAAICTGTTAGDTCTVNTPPMPTLTNNTTYFWQVRGINAAGAGAWTAQRQFIVTTSTVPGVPTITSPAEGEVLASTTPTYTWTVGASAGATQYRVYLARKEAGVLPGGDLTFNAADICTGTTAVDTCTVNTPPLPTLTLNPSYIYFFRVRGINAAGAGEWAGPRKFKVVTVPGVPTLTSPASGALVATTTPSYTWTVGASGLAAQYRIYLTEQGMGGVPGGDLTFNATDICTGTAAGDTCTVNTPPMPTLTNDTTYFWQVRGINDAGSGEWTAQWQFIMTTSTIPDVPILMIPASWSTIATTTPSYTWKVGPSVGATQYRIYLAQSGVGGVPGGDMTFNAAAICTGTTADDTCTVNAPPMPTLSDGINYDWTVRGITVAGAGAWVVPSIQFTVTTATVPGVPTLTSPASGAVIASTTPSYTWTIGASAGATQYRIYLTQSGGGIIPGGDLTFNAAAICTGITAGDTCTVNTPPMPTLTNNTTYSWNVRGINAAGAGAWAGSRLFTVTTATVPGVPTPTSPIGGIIVGSTTPSYTWTIGASAGATQYRVYLTRQGAGVVPGGDRTFNAAAICTGTTAVDTCTVNTPPMPTLTGNTTYFWNLRGSNAAGSGAWAGAQQFKTP comes from the coding sequence ATGAAAAGAAGCGCGCTTGTTATTTTAGTTGCTGTTTTTCTCTCATTTACGGTTGGCCTGATCGGCGCTCCTGCAGAGGCCACCGACCCATGCGCTGCTGCTGGAGACGCGTATCAAACCGGTCCGACATTCACCGTGACAAGGACTGATGACGTAAATAATTTTGCCTGCTGTGCTGGCACCGGAGGGATCCCGCTTGGCTGCTCTCTGCGTGAGGCGATCAACGCTGCAAACAGTCTGGGCGGTACAAATGACATAATATTTGAGTCGGGTTTAAGTGGTACAATCACAGTTACTTCGGCTCTTCCTCCAATTAGCGGGACACTGACTATCACCGGCCCGGCAACTCCGATCATAATTAATGGCAATAGTTTTTTTGATATCTTCTACAATGGGGATGGAACATCTGCGCTATCTCTTGTGGATTTGACCTTACAGGATGGTGTCGGCGGTATCTATGTCGGCCCCGGAAACTCACTAATCATCGACGGCTGCACCTTCACCGGAAACAACAATGGTGTCCTTACTGGCGGAGCAGTTGACAACGACGGATCGGTATCGATTGTGAACAGCACATTTCATGGAAACTCTTCAGGAACCGGTGGAGCAATATATAATAGCGAATCAGGAACTCTTATCGTATATAACAGCACTTTTTCAAACAACTCGGCAACGACCGGAGGAGGTATTTACAATGCGGGTTCAATGTCTGTCTATAATTCGGTTATTGCGAATAGTAATTCTGGTGGCGACTGTGCAAATACCGGAACCATATCAGCGCAGAGCAATAACCTTGTTGAGGATGGTTCATGCTCGTCTGCCTATAACGGCGATCCAGTTCTCGGTGTTCTTGCAAATAATGGTGGGCCTACACAGACCATGGCGCTTGAGGTCGGCAGTCCTGCAATAGATGCTGGTCAGAACTCAACCTGTGCCGCGACAGACCAGCGCGGCACTGCACGTCCCCAAGGCGTAAACTGCGACATCGGCGCGTATGAGAAGGTGGTGGCAGTACCGCCCGGTGTGCCGACACTGGCGTCACCTGCATCTGGAGCACTTGTCGCCACTACGACCCCGTCCTATACATGGACAGTGGGAGCATCAGCAGGTGCGACCCAGTATCGGATCTATTTGGCTCGGCAGAGTGCGGGAGGTGTTCCCGGTGGTGACCAGACATTTAACGCAGCTGCGATCTGCACAGGAACAACAGCAGGGGATACCTGCACCGTCAATACACCGCCAATGCCTACGTTGACAAACAATACCACATACTTCTGGCAAGTGCGTGGCATAAATGCCGCCGGTGCTGGTGCATGGACAGCCCAGCGGCAGTTTATAGTGACAACATCAACGGTTCCTGGCGTGCCGACAATTACATCGCCTGCAGAAGGGGAAGTCCTCGCTTCAACAACCCCGACCTATACATGGACGGTGGGGGCATCAGCGGGTGCGACGCAATACCGGGTCTATTTGGCTAGAAAGGAGGCTGGGGTTCTTCCTGGCGGAGATCTCACGTTTAATGCTGCCGATATCTGCACAGGGACCACAGCAGTGGATACCTGCACAGTCAACACGCCGCCGTTGCCAACATTAACATTGAATCCCTCATACATTTATTTCTTCAGAGTGCGTGGCATAAATGCCGCTGGTGCTGGTGAGTGGGCAGGCCCTCGAAAGTTTAAGGTGGTGACGGTTCCTGGCGTGCCGACACTCACGTCACCTGCATCTGGAGCACTTGTCGCCACTACGACACCATCCTATACATGGACAGTGGGTGCATCTGGATTAGCCGCTCAGTACAGAATCTATCTGACAGAGCAGGGTATGGGAGGAGTTCCTGGCGGCGATCTCACCTTTAATGCTACTGATATCTGTACAGGGACAGCAGCAGGGGATACCTGCACAGTCAATACACCGCCGATGCCGACGTTGACAAATGATACCACATACTTCTGGCAGGTGCGTGGTATTAATGATGCTGGTTCTGGAGAGTGGACGGCCCAGTGGCAGTTTATTATGACAACATCGACTATACCAGATGTGCCGATACTGATGATACCTGCATCATGGTCGACCATTGCCACTACAACTCCGTCTTATACATGGAAAGTAGGGCCATCCGTAGGGGCGACGCAATATCGTATTTATCTGGCACAGTCGGGAGTAGGGGGTGTTCCTGGTGGCGACATGACGTTTAATGCTGCAGCTATCTGTACGGGGACAACGGCAGATGATACCTGCACAGTGAACGCACCGCCAATGCCGACATTGTCGGATGGTATTAATTACGATTGGACCGTGCGAGGCATTACTGTGGCTGGTGCAGGTGCTTGGGTGGTGCCTTCCATACAGTTCACCGTAACAACAGCGACAGTTCCTGGTGTTCCGACACTGACTTCACCTGCGTCAGGGGCAGTGATCGCTTCTACTACCCCGTCTTATACCTGGACGATAGGTGCATCTGCAGGGGCAACCCAGTATCGGATCTATCTTACACAGTCAGGAGGAGGCATCATTCCTGGCGGTGACCTGACTTTTAACGCGGCTGCCATCTGCACAGGAATAACGGCAGGGGATACTTGCACAGTGAACACACCGCCAATGCCAACCTTGACTAATAATACGACTTACAGTTGGAACGTGAGAGGTATTAATGCTGCTGGTGCAGGAGCATGGGCAGGCTCCAGATTGTTCACCGTAACAACAGCGACTGTGCCTGGGGTGCCTACCCCCACATCGCCTATTGGTGGGATAATCGTAGGCTCCACGACGCCGTCTTATACCTGGACAATAGGAGCATCTGCAGGTGCAACTCAGTATCGGGTCTATCTTACGCGGCAGGGTGCTGGCGTAGTGCCTGGCGGCGATCGGACGTTTAATGCTGCAGCCATCTGCACAGGAACAACGGCAGTGGATACCTGCACAGTCAATACACCGCCAATGCCGACCTTGACAGGCAATACCACTTATTTCTGGAATCTTCGCGGCAGTAATGCAGCAGGTTCAGGCGCCTGGGCGGGCGCTCAACAGTTTAAAACGCCGTAA